The Ptiloglossa arizonensis isolate GNS036 chromosome 13, iyPtiAriz1_principal, whole genome shotgun sequence genome window below encodes:
- the Fancd2 gene encoding fancd2 isoform X3 produces the protein MDKRKLKFRNGLHKNLIGSQISTKSGICSETKTQNDETSKSKSMLLSGKTFSSQRTFIGQNKLSNEETFTNNNKTFREETSIHKSTTSRESILSHKRKLLNLNESENENDDDLGFPLAESTVLKKRRDDSNIVQEECENVNSKNSLNNSSIILQKNVTPSTQCKFTEFLHESGIKINLVAPHILCKDIIIIKQKMKELLNSKKYEKVELIDLMEKYFDNEQNLENALVDMEIFVGNDISHVLHSSSLIRILLQVSELHPEIYSRLLSKLNESVLVADSIETIPWAITLLQQFRFLDVVTNSDVLTNSLEQLLESCPIWFQSELILFLPDIVIDKQHHTVAEILDKVLEQNSELTSLILNCMSNLNLGKEYLNEYKDKILNLLKTNIKVNEMVAVVKFVLEDCTNMDIFKKTLTVLRNTDIQPLVGEKVTECYQNQMDIVNALKMNMLLSKNVVNTTIAFVKDVTKDPKPLDIILLLLIFSTTEIKRKNVETIFKQHIRSGFYRTSLLNSLYNDYKQVVQNFQSTALQLSSNLLKTDDRVFIDFAINWFCLQFICHKKNVFKQREIVEKIIFLMGANDQTVKNALAFLCKMVTQEEERQCLVPHCNHLRILLEKMDNLGLEEVGTLNDLLQNLCINSSSISDSLRDDLFILLQKQLSNFKPLTKCKGVLAAVMAIKHLMKKAETSNKAYNLFRTVLKNVKNCPRSQALFYDQLTHIISQTQEIDAEFIKTLSNYIEEEFINTNMIDKLCYRGELVSKFGLNKAEDEPQNCVLTFENKKYGAIVPISFKLLRTCCIRLSANGDLDAIDSLLGCAILMPMNFDIAENSIMDLIVCCINWFREVISGFVMQKDPLLQIQVLQRLDNLIYLQTELSSLFSLCDTKYQPPPCYFHHFPVPYFVKIEKKVGKKSKKEKKTSVKKSVKKSVSFNETESWELGSLICSKNPMYFRRLDATIIHLLDIKLELNTSQSIEHSISVNQVCFIVKEVLGIFEHDNNENFIRNLIELLPKICSKLQDIVDTLRNSNDNQSIKYQEAARLLMCLLTKIFNWKGFESVTYNLLLREGLRTLASQIDKRNGMLRSCKELVAESCKYFESLSDIATLISLAITLVNMCQSLMKHSESYTKENKEKYAKMAFGFLCLQWPQDKQFNPQYKTAVIGLLNSWIDNEPLQLKAVTLILEWLPDETSKLQKPQDSLSKIPSIKKNNFHFLFKKIFDGLINGVKLALSLANRSRKNRIMV, from the exons AtggataaaagaaaattaaaatttagaaatgGTTTGCACAAAAACCTAATAGGAAGTCAAATATCAACGAAAAGTGGAATTTGTTCTGAAACTAAAACCCAAAATGATGAAACATCAAAAAGTAAAAGTATGTTGTTAAGCGGAAAAACGTTTTCAAGTCAAA gAACATTTATAGGTCAAAATAAACTGTCGAATGAAGAAACATTTACGAATAATAACAAAACATTCAGGGAAGAAACGTCCATACATAAAAGTACGACATCGAGAGAAAGTATATTGTCACATAAACGCAAGTTGTTAAACTTGAATGAATCAGAAAACGAAAACGATGACGATTTGGGATTTCCCTTAGCTGAATCTACAGTTTTAAAAAAAAGACGGGACGATTCAAATATTGTACAAGAAGAATGTGAAAATGTTAATagtaaaaattctttaaataattcatCAATTATTTTACAGAAAAATGTAACTCCTAGTACACAATGTAAATTTACTGAATTTTTACATGAATCaggtattaaaataaatttagttgCTCCGCATATATTGT gtaaagatattataataattaagcaaaaaatgaaagaattattaaattcaaagaaatatgaaaaagtaGAATTAATCGATTTAATGGAAAAGTATTTTGATAATGAACAGAATCTTGAAAATGCACTGGTCGACATGGAAATATTTGTTGGTAATGATATATCACATGTCTTGCATAGTTCATCTCTTATAAGAATCTTATTACAAGTTTCTGAATTGCACCCAGAAATATATAGTAGACTTTTGAGTAAACTCAATGAATCTGTACTTGTGGC TGATTCCATTGAAACAATTCCTTGGGCCATTACGTTGTTGCAACAATTTCGTTTCTTGGATGTTGTAACTAACTCTGATGTTTTAACCAATAGTTTAGAGCAGCTGTTAGAATCATGTCCTATATGGTTTCAAAGtgaattgattttatttttacctGATATTGTAATTGATAAACAACATCACACTGTTGCTGAAATTTTGGATAAAGTATTAGAACAGAATTCTGAACTAAcaagtttaattttaaattgtatgAGTAACTTAAATCTTGGGAAAGAATACTTGAATGAGTATaaggataaaatattaaatttgttgaaaacaaatataaaagtAAATGAAATGGTAGCAGTTGTAAA ATTCGTTTTAGAAGATTGTACAAATatggatatttttaaaaaaacactAACAGTGTTACGTAATACTGACATACAACCCCTTGTTGGAGaaaaagttacagaatgttATCAAAATCAAATGGATATAGTTAATGCTTTAAAAATGAATATGCTTCTTTCTAAAAATGTAGTAAATACAACAATTGCATTTGTAAAAGATGTTACCAAAGATCCAAAACCATTAGATATTATTCTGTTACTCCTTATATTTTCGACAACAGagataaaaaggaaaaatgttGAAACTATATTTAAACAACATATACGATCTGGTTTTTATAGAACAAGTTTATTGAATTCATTGTACAATGACTATAAACAA gtTGTACAAAACTTCCAATCTACAGCATTACAGTTATCAAGTAATTTGCTAAAAACAGATGACCGTGTATTTATTGACTTTGCTATTAATTGGTTTTGTTTGCAATTTATCTGtcataaaaaaaatgtatttaagcagcgtgaaattgtagaaaaaataatattccttaTGGGTGCTAATGATCAGACAGTAAAAAATGCTTTGGCATTTCTTTGTAAAATGGTAACACAAGAAGAAGAGAGACAATGTTTAGTGCCACATTGTAATCATCTTCGCATTTTGCTGGAAAAGATGGATAATTTGGGTTTAGAGGAAGTTGGTACATTGAACGATTTATTGCAAAATTTATGCATAAACTCCAGTTCTATATCAGATTCTTTACGAGATGACCTCTTTATATTACTTCAAAAGCAATTGTCTAATTTTAAACCACT GACAAAGTGTAAAGGTGTCTTGGCAGCAGTTATGGCAATAAAACATTTAATGAAAAAAGCTGAAACATCTAATAAAGCTTATAATTTATTTA GAACCGTactgaaaaatgtgaaaaattgccCAAGATCGCAGGCCTTATTTTATGATCAGTTGACACATATCATTTCCCAAACTCAAGAAATTGATGCAGAATTTATAAAAACTCTTTCAAATTATATTGAAGAAGAATTTATTAACACAAATATGATTGATAAACTCTGTTATAG agGAGAATTAGTTTCTAAATTTGGATTGAACAAAGCAGAAGATGAACCACAAAATTGTGTTTTaacatttgaaaataagaaGTATGGTGCAATTGTACCAATTTCATTTAAACTCCTCAGAACTTGTTGTATAAGACTTAGTGCAAATGGAGATTTAGATGCCATAGATTCTCTCTTAGGATGTGCAATATTAATGCCAATGAATTTTGACATAGCAGAAAATTCAATAATGGATTTAATAGTATGTTGTATTAATTG GTTTCGAGAAGTAATTAGTGGTTTTGTTATGCAAAAAGATCCCTTATTACAAATTCAAGTATTACAGCGACTTGACAATTTGATATACTTACAAACTGAATTGAGCAGTTTGTTTTCTTTATGTGATACAAAATATCAACCACCACCATGTTATTTTCATCATTTCCCAGTACCATATTTTGTAAAGATTGAGAAAAAAGttggaaaaaaaagtaaaaaagaaaagaaaacatctGTAAAAAAATCTGTAAAAAAATCTGTCAGTTTTAATGAAACTGAAAGCTGGGAATTAGGTTCTCTAATATGTTCAAAAAATCCAATGTATTTTAGAAGATTGGATGCAacg ATAATACATCTACTAGATATAAAACTGGAATTAAATACATCGCAATCAATAGAGCATAGTATATCGGTAAACCAAGTATGTTTTATTGTTAAAGAAGTCCTAGGCATCTTTGAGCATGATAATAACGAAAACTTTATAAGAAATTTAATTGAGTTATTACCTAAGATTTGTTCGAAATTACAAGATATTGTGGATACTTTAAGAAACAGTAATGATAATCAAAGTATCAAATATCAAGAAGCTGCTAGATTATTAATGTGTCTCCtaacaaaaattttcaattggaaAGGATTTGAAAGTGTTACTTATAATCTATTATTACGag AGGGTTTACGGACTTTAGCAAGCCAAATAGATAAAAGAAATGGTATGTTAAGATCTTGCAAAGAACTTGTTGCAGAATCATGCAAATATTTTGAATCTTTATCTGATATTGCTACACTAATATCACTAGCTATTACATTGGTTAATATGTGTCAATCATTAATGAAACATTCTGAATCTTATACAaaggaaaacaaagaaaaatacg caAAAATGGCATTTGGATTTTTATGTCTTCAATGGCCACAAGACAAACAATTTAATCCTCAGTATAAAACAGCAGTAATTGGATTACTAAACAGTTGGATTGATAATGAACCATTACAATTAAAGGCAGTAACACTAATTTTAGAATGGCTTCCAGATGAAACTTCTAAGTTACAAAAACCTCAAGATAGTTTAAGTAAAATaccttcaataaaaaaaaataattttcatttcttatttaaaaaaatatttgatggtCTGATAAATGGTGTGAAACTAGCATTATCACTAGCCAATAg ATCCAGAAAGAATAGAATTATGGTATGA